A segment of the Amblyomma americanum isolate KBUSLIRL-KWMA chromosome 6, ASM5285725v1, whole genome shotgun sequence genome:
AGTAAAATGActcgaagaaacattttttttggtATGCGTGGATGTGTGTGGATATCTttctattattttatttttgcacaaGTCCTTGCAACGGTTTCTTTTTGTACTCTCTAGCCCAACAGGAGAAGGTTTGCTGTTTTCTTGCACAACTTCTCATTTTGTGGCAGTTAGTCAACTATAGCACCTGGAGTGCCCTGCGTACATGACTGTTGTTAGACCATATTTCATGCCCTCTTATTTGAAACAATCGGCCTCTGCAGTACATTAAGCCATGCACGGATGTTTTGAGTATTACACCATTGGCTGGTATACTGCAGTTTGCGTTGTTTTAAGGAGCACAAACACACCGGATGAATATAGATAATTTGTTAATGGTATTGTTTGTAGCTCTATGCAAGGCACTGCTTTGAGGTTTCCAGAGTGCTTTTGGCCAGAATATTGTCATTCTATTAAGGATgaattttctgtttattttttgttggtTGTTTGACAGCTGACAAGAACATTGTTTGCTGGGGCTAGTTTTAGGTGGAATGTATGAAATTAAATTTGCCAGTTTTCAGAGAAGCAAGAGCTGCTTAAATGCAATCAATGACAACATATTCCTGATTTTAGGTGCACTATTTCTCAATGAGCAACCATTCTACACTTCTATTTAGTGACTGGCAATATTGGGTGACTGCCCTTTTTTATTGCTTCTGTGATCAGTGAACTGATGTTTGCTGAAAGCCTAGGTGTGGTGTAAAATTTTCAGCATCTTTTAATGTAGACCAACCTCGAGTACCTTCTAGCTCAAACTGACATAAAGCAAATTGCATTTATCGCTGTATGTTCTAGAGTATTGGTAAAGGGTATTGGTCCTTTTGAATGCACGAAGACGTcagcaatctctattggctgCTGCACATGACTGACAACTCGCTTGATTTTTGTGTTCTGTTGGCCTCTGTAATGTCACTTGCGTCGAGAAGGCGACATATAAATGACATCAGTGTAGTGATCATCCAGCGTACGTGCTCTGCAAGACGGAGgcctctcccattaaccctgtcctgcacaGGCTGCACCCACCttattcctgcaaacttccttatctcatccCCCCCTTGCTGCCCCATCTGtgttatcttggaatccactctgtcacTGTAAGGGACCATTGGTTGTCTCCCCCCACACTGTGCCCTGCccctgcccatttcttcatctttaCTTTAACTAGACTATATTGTCTTGCACTTCTTCTGTGAATTGCTTTGCTTCAAAACTGCATCTAGTATGGATTCAAGAAAAGTAATCTAGAGAGATCCTTAACTGCTCTACCTGGAAGCAAATGAATAGGTGCGAAATTATCTGTCATCCCTTTAACTTCTAAGAGTTCTTCAGAATGGTATGCGTTTAAATCACATGTTCGCTGGTGTGCGACAACACTGTGTGTTGAGGCTTCTTCGCAGGGCTGCTGCAATGTCGCAAGTAGTTGCTAATCACGTTTAGTGTGGAGGAAGTACAAACGATCTCACTAAGATTGCTTCACTCCTGAAAACGATCCAATGCGGACATTTAAGCTCTAATTTACAGAGGCAAACAGATGACTAATGAGGTCATTGAGTGTTCCGGTGgtcgcgcttcgatggaggcgaaatgctagagaccagtgtactgtgcgatgtcagtgcacgttaaagaaccccaggtggtggtcgaaatttctggactccttcactacggcacccctcatagcctgagtagttcTACCAAAACCCTTCCCCAAGAGCCGCACAAAATGGTTTTCTCAAATGTAAACACGCTTGATTACGAGAAGACTGCGACTACAACAGTCACCATTTGATCTGCATACAGTCTCATTTCTATGAACATTCCGTCAACCTGCATGTATTTTTGTGCGTGATGGACAGTGTATTCATTGGTGTTCACAGTTACCGGGATTAGCGGTAATGAATTGTTTTGCATAGAAATAATATGCACGAATTTGCACTGTGCTGCATTTCGTGCCTGAATTATGCACAGAATGCAGCATGGATCGCCACGATTGCTACTTCACGAAATGATATACAAGTACAGTTGAAAAAAATTTATTGGGAGGGATCAGTATGTGATCATGTGCTTTTCTTGCCTGTGTATTTCAATATCGTAATCACAATGAGAGCAAGTGTGTAATAACATGCACAAACACTGACCAGGATCATTCTTCAATACTGTTTGAGTGACTAAAAATGGATAACCCCCCTGTTGGTAAAGGAACGCCCACAATGGTAAAACCTGCACTGAGATGTCATCTTTCACCACAGGTTCACCGTCAATACTACAAACAAGGACCAGAAAGGTGATATGCTGCTAGTTGTCTCCTTGACCTCAATCTTGACATTCTTtttagcccgagtcactttgggacgttaaacccccataaaccatttttcCTTTTAACTGTAGGCGTGTTTGCTCTTTTTTTCCTCTTAGCACACCTTCAGTGCTTGAAACTTTTCAAGCAACACTTGTAACCAACTGACCTCTCTATAGTCACACTTTGCATTTCTTGCAGTTTCACTTGGCGATAAAGTACACACAAAATATCACCAAGAAGTAGTGCTATATTAAACATTCAGCATGCATGCAGCAATGTGCACACAAAAGGTGGATTCACATGACGTACTACTGGCCCGCAGACCGGGCAACCACTTGGCATTCCACTTCCACCACGAGAGGTCCGCGCCTGGTCAGCGTACGGAGAAATGCTGCAGGTGCGTCTAATCTGCTCATCGCCCCCTCCTCCGACCTCTGCCTTTACGggtggcgataagcggattagtCATGCCCACGGACTGTCGCAGTACTACATCTACCAACATTGCGGACCAGGCAGGAACCTCGCGGAGCAGAAGTGGGACTTCACGAGACTCCTCGTCTTGGGGCCAATTTTGTCGTGAATTCAcctaaaacaataaaaaaatcatgCCACTTCAAAATCTCCACTGTCTTTCCATCAGGAGTCACTCAGGCTTAGTAGCTAAGCATGTAAGTACTTTCATTAAAATCAAGTGCAACTTTAGTGGCCCAATTAGTTTGTGTCAAGCTTTCACAAAGCTCATCATACAAAGGGGTACTCAAACATCAAGTGAAGTGCACAAAGTGTGCCCTCCGCAGCACTCGCAAACCTGTAGCCAATAGACATTCAATGTGCTAGGGTGTGCATCATTAAGAACGTGGGCATACACAAACAAGAATTGGCAATTTAATAATGCAATGCTTTCGTCATGAATTGCTACCAAAGGATGGTACGACGCATGCAGGAATGTTTCACATTAGTCAAAGGGGTAGGCCACGGCACTAGCAAGCTTACTAAATTTCAAAACTGAGAATTGAAGGCTGCTACCTCAAAAGGCTATGAAACAGTGAATAAAAGGCTGCTCTCTGGAAAGGCTAGGATATCCCCCAGTTGCAAACGATGCGAGATTGTCATCGTCGCACAATAGAATGGCAGGTGCAAGGGTTTGCATTTGGGATAGCACAGAAGTGCTCGTTCAACACATGTGCTTGCCAAGGCTGTAGGGGCACGTTCCCTCTTGCAAAAATTTTGAGGTTGCTTTCCCTACTGAAAGCGCACTAGTGTCCTTATGTATGTGTACCATTAAATTCTCATGGTTTCAGCTTGGAGCAAATACGGCGAAAAATTTCCATGTGCACAGCTTGTTACAGTGTTACATGCAAGTGTGGCAGTAGTTGGCGGAAAAAGAAATCCAGGTGGACAAAGTTAAAACGAGATCCTGTACACAAGCATTCTAGAAGAGAGGATTGTCCTTTGCGGTTCAGCAGTGTTCGCATGTGCCAATGTAATCAAATATTTTGGGTGGCTGGAACTTATGAGAACAATGCTAGGAAGGCCACCCGAAAGTTGTTTTCCACTTCAATGTGCTACAATGATAATGTTTTTACAAGCCAAATTCTCCAAGTCTGGTCACCTGCATTTCGTACCAATGCTCAACACCAGCCTTTGGAGATTGTCGGCACACTGATGGAACACCACAGAACCAAATGGTAGTTGGCTGCTGATGTGGATGAGTGCAACACAAAAATTTGTCCGGTGCAGCACTTGACCGAAGCAAATTCACTGCATTCATAGGATGATATTTTACGGCTATATACTTCTATGTCTGCAGCATCTCTATAAACACGTTAGCCACTTTTCATCCTGCCTTTAATTTACATTTTTAAGGGCACCTTCCCAACTACTAGACACAGCATGTGATGGCTGTCAGTCCAGTTGGGATCGGCAGTGAAACTACGTATCAATTCATTTGTACCTGAGGAGTGCAAACATCAAAATCTTGACTGCATCCTCCTTTCCCTAAAGGGGCAATGCGGAAAACGCCATCCAATTTGATTGCAGCTAAAAAGTATTTACTGTCAAGGAATCTAGGAGTTGAAAATGGGATATTTTTTCTGGTCACCCGACTCAAAAGTCCCGACATTGATGACGACGTTAAGCCAATTATGAACTCTGTGACTGCTAGTCGGAAGTGAATGATGCTGTGGCCTAACCTCAGAGATCCACATGCAACAAAAATTTATTGACATTGTTGCGGTTTGTGAAAATGGCCGGTGGTGGCGATATGTGTTTGGTAATCAATTTATCTCCAGTGTCCCTTCTTCGCATACAAATGTAGAGAATAGTGTGCAACATCTACCAAGAAACGTAACTTCAAAAAACATCACTTGCACAAGAGCACTGTTCAATTCTGTTGCAAAGCCATGTCGAGCACCAGGCTTGTAGCAACCAAAACAAACTTTCTGTAGAAAAAGCTGCTATGAGAGAAAATCTGCAGCACATCAGGAAATCTCCGGTGATGTTACTCGATCAGCAACCACACTTTGGTTAACCCAAGAAAGACGACAGCCAAGCTAAAATTCTCATCTTTCAACCGATGATTATACACTGACCCAGCTACTGGTATGCTGGCATCAGTGTCCAGCAAGTTTGTTTTTTACATAAACAATATCAGCCTTGTTACACTCACAACCTACATAATTACAAACTTTTCAAAGTTTTTGACCTGGGTATAACTGCTAAACTTGATTGGAGGTGTGCCAGTGACCATACACACAAATCCTGCAATGCTGAACCTGGGAAACGTGGCATGAATATTTCGGGAACAAGCAGGAAATTAATGTTTTGGTTAAGCCATATGATAAGACTGACCTAAGCAGAGGAAAACCCAAACTTCATGAACAGTGTGCATGCATTTTATGGCCAACAAAGCAACAAAAAGATGAAGGGAAGTGTAAAGGAGCATAGGTTCAGGAAGCCATCACAAGTCCAGCGACGATCAGATCACAGTGATAATCAGACGCAGCAATAACACGATCAATGTGGCAGGAGCATTAGGCGCAGTGAGAGCAGAGAAAGACTGTGCTTGCAAACTTGGTTGTAAAATTGTGGCACATTATGTTCCACTGAGTAAGGGACAAGGTGTGAGTATAATATGCAGCTGCAAAATGCCGTGCACTCTTTAGAAGCACCACTTAAATCAAAAGAGAGTCTGGTAAAAAGACAAATTTCAGGCACAGAACAAGGCAGGAAGGAGCACTGGGAACATGCATGGACGTCTGAGCATGTTGGCAACCTCCTAGGAGGTAGCTTCATGCCTCTTCGAACATGTACTGATTGAACAGCAAAGCAAgatgctaacaaaaaaaataaatggagCATCCATTCACAATAGTCGCACTGtctttgtacaaaaaaaaaacaaacatttaaGCATAATAAcgcactcagaaaaaaaaagttgctggctCCTTCCTCATGAAACTGCAGTAACAAAAGAACAGTGTATTAAGCCAGTAACAATAGTTAGAGCCCTTGCAAGAATGTGGTCAGCTAGTTAACAAAAAAACAAATCTTAGCATCAAATGCACTGTACACACTCGCAGATACTATTGCCATCATCGTGTTTCAACACATCACCCTGTGAAAGTTCCATCACAAACGGAAAAGCTGAATCGGCATTCAGCTCAACAGAGCACAAATTTCATTTCAACCCACTTTTAAGGAAGAAAGCAAAGAATGGCAAGAAAGACCTTCCTGCAATGAAAAGTGCCCAAGCTTTAGCTGTGAGTAAAACCGAGATGCTGAAGAAGACTGACAACATGTCAACCACACTATACAAAAAAAGTGTATATAAAAAATGGAAATTGTGGAAGACAATGGGCACCTTCGTTTCTGATTGCCGTTCACATGAGTAGCCGACGCCTGGGTATTCTTTTTCCACTTTTTTAGCACAGTAAAAACAAGAGGTATACATGTATATGTGTAACTGCACATGTGTGTACACATTGCTGTGCagccatgtgtgtgtgtgcttgcgccTCTGGGCAAGACGGGCGCAGCAGTCGTCTAGgagaaggaggagcagcagcaagccagcGGCTGCATTACGAGGCCAGTCTGCGAGAACGTTGGTCGCCACTGCACCGGGCTCTCgcgaccaaccaaccaaccccCTTAGGCACTGAACAAAAGTTATTGCACTCCAAGCTCTGCAGTCCCAACATCATAGGAGAGTGCATGTGAACCGGGTCCTCTTCCGCACTGGCTCCATGGCCTGTAGGTGGGGGCCGGTTGGCTTGGGCTGCGCTCGGGCTGCCTGGAAAACGGAAGACACCCTCCTTCATCAATTCTCACTCTCTTCCAGACACAAATGCTTTAAGCCACTCTGAGGTTCCACAGGATTACAAGAGCAAAGATTCCGTCTCACCCAGGCTTGTATTCTTGAAATGTAAACTCAATGCACAAGTCCAATTGGGTGAGGCGCATTCCGTTGCTCCGAAAAATGGCAGCAGTCACCATCACTGTCTCGGACCGGATTAATTGCCATCCCTCTAAAATAAACAGCTGCCTGCTTTTTCTTTCAAGTACTTTAATTTAAATTGGAAATATTTACAGCACGAGCTTCAAAGCCCACGTCAGCCTACATCAAAGCTCACTTAATGTTCAGGACAAGTTTGTGCAGCCAAACATTCCAAAATTGTAAGCCAGACAGTACACAGTACAAAACTGCTCAGACAGACAAGAGAGGTTCTGACCCCCTCACTCGGTCACAGCTGAAGCCTTCTATACTGAGTTCTGTTCTCTGTTCATGTTTTACACATGTTTAAACCATGAGAATGCACCAACTCTCTCAGCAAGATATGCATGCTTGACATTACAAAATCTGGCTAAGGCAACTTACTGGAGGCAACGATAATCATGAGGATTACCAACCAACATTCACGCTGCTTATATAGCAATGATGATCATGACGATTGCCTACCAACATTCACACTGCTTATATAGCTTCTGATACATATCTAACAAGTGATACCGCATACTTTCAAGTGAACCTCTAAAGCTAACTATTGGTACACACTATCACATGCCTTGTAGTTTCATAAAAAACATTAACACTAGAAACAATGCAATTCTAGGGGTTTATGTGCAGTGAACAATCCAAGACAATATAATCATTCAACCGTAGCACCTACATTCTGTTATCAAATCTCATGCATTCTCGGTTGGCGAAAAACAAGTGCTTAATGCCAGCAAAGATCTTTCTTAAGACATGCTTGAAAATTCATGGGCAAGCAGAACTAGCCAAAGCAGCGAGAGAGGAAAAACTGCAAGCTTCGAACGAACTTGGTAACAAATCATATAACGGCAAGGTGCACATAAAACCGAGCTGAACGTTCTACTCTTGGTGGTGTGTGGGAAAGCACACAGTCTCAGTCATTGCAGAGAACAGAACTTGATAAATAACCAGATAAAATATCAAAGTACAACCAGATCATTTGAGGATTTTAAACCCACCGCAAGCTAGGCAGATGAAATATAAACACTCAGTCACAACTTGGAAAAGTTTGCAGCTCAGGGAACTGTATTCAACAGTTACCCAAAAAGGCATTACGAAATAATGGCCAGTGTTGTGCATTCTATTTTATTGACACGCTTCCGACGCTGCTAACAAAGAACATGATGTGTCAAATGAAACATTTCTGTCAATATTTCTACACAAGATAGGCAACACTTTTGAAGGAATCGTCAGTGTCATGACACCCCGTACAGATTTGGTTAAGCGCCACTCGACaacaaataaaacattacttaTGTTCTTCAATCCTTTTTTTCATGCACACTACTAAATAAACCGGCTAAGGCCAAGAGGCAAGTACTGAGCAAACATGCTTCACACTGCAGCTACTGACCAGCATTCATGCTAAGTGTGGAAACATGGACAACAAATTTCAAACAAGCTGTTAGTCTCAGACAGACTTCTCGTTCAGGCAAGAGGGCGGTTTACCTTATGTGCTCCCATCATGGAACCCAACTAGAGGGTTGAGAAGACACAGAAGGAGAGAGGGAAGCACGATTTTCAGTCAGAAAAACAAACATGAAGGTTGACAGAGAATTGTTAGCTAAGCTAGAAACTTGAAGTGCAGCACGgtcacctcaaaaaaaaaaaggtactaCAAGAGTATGTGTCACTCAAGAAGGAAACGAAAGGCACTAAACTGATACCACAAGTTGATTTTGTTGGTATTAGCGCATTTCCACATATCGGAAATGGCATCAGAATTGAATGaggtagaaaaaaaagacaagcacAATACAggtgctaactcacaactgaacaAGGTCATTATGTTAAAGAGAGGTAATGCAGCAAACTGAAATGCACAGACTAACCAACACTGCCTTGACAAAGGTTATCATGACAGAATAGTATGCCATTGATGAGCTAAGCTACAGTAAAATGCTACAGCAGAAAAGCTACTGAGCTGGAAATCTGCAGGGCTTGAATGCGGAATGAAAATTTCAAGATATTCTAATTCATTTTAAGTAACACACTGGCATAAGCCACAACACTGTGGGTACTTTTCTTATCCACCACTGCAAAGAAGAGAAGCGTCCTTACCACCTTTCGTTCCATTTTCTCCTTGATGTCCCTCGCGAGAGTGTAAAACGCCTCCTCCACGTTTATCGATGACACAGCACTGGTTTCCATGAACTTGATGTTGTGTTCGATCGCCAACTGCAAACGAAAAGAAGGTGTCACTACCATTCACCACAGACAAGTTGAAATAAGAGGCACAGACGCAAGCATGGGAATTCCACAACCTTTTCTCCACGCTCCTTGGAGACTTGTCTGAGCTCGTTCATGTCACATTTGTTGCCCAGAATCATTTTTTCGACATCTGCTGCCGCATGCTGCAAGAAATGGTGACAAGCAAAATTTAAGCCAGCAAAGGAGAAGCAGCATGCATCCCACAGAATAGGTGAGAACGACAAAACTGTGTGCCACAAACAGCTCACAGAACAAAGAAAAGGTAATAAATACAAATTGCATACCTCATCTGTATTCCTGATCCACGTTTTTATGTTCTCGAACGTGTTTTCCTTTGTGACGTCGTAAACGAGCATGATTCCCTGTAAGTggcgcgacaaaaaaaaacaacaaaaaaacgctGAGTACAGTTTTTAGGTTTTCAGTATAAAAGTAAGCAAAGCCACCGCTCCACTCACCATGGCCCCTCTGTAGTAAGCGGTCGTTATCGTGCGGAAGCGCTCCTGACCGGCGGTGTCCCTGAAACATAACAAAAAACACGCGGACTGTCAATCACCGACGTAGGGCACAATAAGTTTGACAGCCGCTTATCTATCGACAGCGCGGAGATGATCTTACCATATCTGTAACTTGATTTTCTTCCCGTCGATTTCGATTATTCGTATCTTAAAATCGATTCCTGGAAACGCAACAAGCATGCACACGTTAGCAAAACGGAACAGACAAGAACAGGTTTTCAGTGTCACAACCTGACGTCAAACACCGCCACATTGGTCATCGCAAATACAAGCACAACCTTCCGCGTgccactgtaatttttttttcattctgatgTGTTCTGTGCTGAACTACATGTAGATCGTGCAAATCATTAAGAGAGAAAGCAGAGGGCTGAGTCAGACGAAAAACCGTTACATGGAAGCCAACGCTATGACAGGTGCGAAAACCGCTTCGTGCAAATGGGTACGCAGAAACTGTACCGTTCACAACAATTCAACAATGCAGCGCATAACATTCATATGACTTTAATCACTACTGCGAACCATGATCGAGGGTCTTAATATGGATATTTAAATAGCAAGCAACGAAAGCCGCAAGCGAATGGGTCCCAATTCAGGTAACACGCCTGGGAAGCTGATCTAAGAGGAATGGGTCAATGACAGGTTACCTATTGTTGATATGAAGCTTCCGTCGAACTTGTTGTCGGAGAACCTGAACAAAATTGACGTTTTACCGACTCCAGAATCTCCTATTAAAAGCAACTTAAACAAAAAATCGTATGATTTCGCCATGTCAGGCAACTAAACCGGAAAAGAAGAGAGACGTTTCGTCACTTCCCAAACTGCCAAAGTGATAAACATAAGTTCAAAACGCGCATATCTGCGATAAATGAATTCTATTTAGAAGTTTACCCTCTTTTTTTATAAATAAATTTAATGAAAAGGCAGAAATAACTGTTTATGTGAATAAAAAGCATGTAATTACTTTTATTAGATTGAGTAGTTTAACGCTAATGTCAAGCGGTTTAAGAACAAGGCGATGCAGATTTGCGGTCAAATATTTTCAATCATTTCTTTTAATATTATGTAGGGATGCGCATATTTACAATCTATTAAGAACCAGTTCAAAACATCAACtccaaaatcaaaaca
Coding sequences within it:
- the Rab8 gene encoding RAS oncogene family member Rab8 isoform X1 codes for the protein MAKSYDFLFKLLLIGDSGVGKTSILFRFSDNKFDGSFISTIGIDFKIRIIEIDGKKIKLQIWDTAGQERFRTITTAYYRGAMGIMLVYDVTKENTFENIKTWIRNTDEHAAADVEKMILGNKCDMNELRQVSKERGEKLAIEHNIKFMETSAVSSINVEEAFYTLARDIKEKMERKVLGSMMGAHKAARAQPKPTGPHLQAMEPVRKRTRFTCTLL
- the Rab8 gene encoding RAS oncogene family member Rab8 isoform X3; amino-acid sequence: MAKSYDFLFKLLLIGDSGVGKTSILFRFSDNKFDGSFISTIGIDFKIRIIEIDGKKIKLQIWDTAGQERFRTITTAYYRGAMGIMLVYDVTKENTFENIKTWIRNTDEHAAADVEKMILGNKCDMNELRQVSKERGEKLAIEHNIKFMETSAVSSINVEEAFYTLARDIKEKMERKAARAQPKPTGPHLQAMEPVRKRTRFTCTLL
- the Rab8 gene encoding RAS oncogene family member Rab8 isoform X2 → MAKSYDFLFKLLLIGDSGVGKTSILFRFSDNKFDGSFISTIGIDFKIRIIEIDGKKIKLQIWDTAGQERFRTITTAYYRGAMGIMLVYDVTKENTFENIKTWIRNTDEHAAADVEKMILGNKCDMNELRQVSKERGEKLAIEHNIKFMETSAVSSINVEEAFYTLARDIKEKMERKVAARAQPKPTGPHLQAMEPVRKRTRFTCTLL